The genomic DNA TAGTTCTTGCTGTTAATTTAGGGGCGGGGGGAGGGTAACTGTCGGTTTTACCATGATTTCTTCAGATTCTGCGCTAAGATTTTAGCGAGAGTGGGCAGGTAGGTATGGTCAGCTGGGAATTTCTATTACAGAAGAAGGGAGACCGCTCCTGGTTGCCCCTGGAGTCAGCCCAAGTGGAAGTTCTAGCAGGAGAATACCGTCTAGCAGCACGATCGGGATTTCAGCGCCAAGCCGTAGACATTACCTGGCACTACACCCCTGCTACAGCAGAGCAGCAAGAGCTTAGCCAGTCTGTGCAGCAGGAAATCAATGAGGAGGGGCTATTGCTGGTTATGCCCTTTACTCAGCTGAGGGAGGGCAGTTGGCAGATTAACTGTAGAGTGGGCAAGGACTTTGCTACTAGTTTAGAACTGGTGGTTTTACCTGACCAGGCAGAGGAAGCGGCAGTGCCGCAGTTCCATCTCGCTACTACCCACTTTCTCTTGGAACAGGAAAGGATTGTCCATATCAGGGGTACTACCAGTCAAGCAGGGGAACTGCAGGTATTGGTTATGCATCCGCAAAATCTCAGCCCCCTCTTCGATCGCACTTTTGCTGTCAGTGCCGGTGAGTTTAATTTGCCGATCGAGTTACCTGATTTGGTAGATTTCTTGGTGCTCCTGGGAGAAGTGCGTTACCAAAACCATACGATTGCCACATTAACTTTTACCTTCCCCCCAGAAAGACTGCGCCCTGCCACTCCCCCACCGTCTGCCAAACCAGAGGTAAAGCTACCTCCCATCAAAAGCTCCCCTATGCAGCCGATGACTCCCCCCCAACAGGAGGTAACCAATGGCAAGGTAACAGTGGTAGAAGAAGACACCCTGTTTGCTGATTTGGACGATATTTTTGCTCCCATTGCTGAGCTACTGCAGGAAGCCCCGCCGCCACCTCCCCCTAAGACGGAGGAATTTATTCCTCCCCCTGTGCCCCATGTGAGTTTACCCCCTGAACCGATTGAACCAGGTAGACCCCTTACCCTGAGGGTGACAATTCCCCAGCAAGCCGGGAAGTGGGCGGTAAAACTGTGGTTGAAAGACTGTCAGACCCGCAAATTGGTAGATGGACCCCGCTGGCTTTTGGATTGGCAGACGCAAGACCATCTACTGTACGCAGAAAGCATGCTTACATTTCCCCTTGGTTACATGACAATTAGCCTAGAGGCGATCACCGTGGAGTTGGAATCGGGGGCGCAAAGTCGTAAGTTTCACCAGGATTGTACCATTAATCTCCTGCGTTTATAGCTTGCCTTTCTCTTTCTGCTAGGGTCAAGGGGAAAATTCCCCCTGATTACTTACTCTATGACCTAGAGTTTTGCCCGCAGTTGCTTGGCTGCCTCCACCATGTTCTTGAGGGCAGGGATTACTTCTTCCCATTGGCGAGTTTTCAAGCCGCAGTCTGGGTTGACCCAAATCTGTTGCACGGGGAGTTTCTCCACCCCAGCTCGTAGTTGTTCTAGTATCTGGGCAACGCTCGGTATGGCAGGACTGTGGACATCATAAACACCGTTGCCCACCTGGTGCTTGTATCCCGCTGCAGCAATCTCCCACAGAGTGGCGTTGTTGCTACGGCTGTTTTCGATCGAGAGAACATCGGCATCGAGGCGCTGAATGTGGTGGATGATGTCCCCAAATTCGGAGTAGCACATGTGGGTGTGAATTTGTGTTTCTGGTCTCGCTACCGCCGCTGCCAGACGAAAAGCATCCACTGCCCAGGTGAGATATTCATCCCAGCGCTCTTGTTTCAAGGGCAACCCTTCCCGCAGAGCTGGTTCATCGATTTGGATGATCCTTGCCCCTGCTGCCTGTAGGTCTGCCACTTCGTCCCGCAAAGCCAGAGCAATTTGCCAAGCCTGTTCTCGGCGGGAAATATCCGAACGGGGGAAAGACCAGTTGAGCATGGTGACGGGGCCCGTGAGCATGCCCTTGACAATTTTGTCCGTCAGGGATTGGGCGACCTTAAATTCCCGCAGGGTCATAGGTTGGGGACGGCTAATATCACCGTAAATGATGGGGGGACGAACACAGCGACTGCCATAGCTCTGCACCCAACCGTGTTCAGTAAAAGCAAAGCCTGCCAGTTGTTGCCCGAAAAATTCCACCATGTCGGTACGCTCGAATTCTCCGTGCACCAATACATCTAACCCCACTTCCTCTTGGCAACGAATACATTTGGCAATTTCAGCATCGATCGCCTGCTCGTACTCCTTTTGCGTGATCTCTCCCCGTTTGTACTGGAGCCGCAGCCGGCGAATTGCTGCAGTTTGGGGGAAAGACCCGATCGTTGTAGTCGGCAACAGGGGTAAGGGGGGTTGTAACTCCTGGCGGTCTGCGTAGGGCAGAGGTCTTTGCAGGTCTGCAGGGGAGAGATGGGCTAAACGCTCTTGCACAGCGGTATTGACGGGGCGGAAGGAGGCAAACTCCTGCCATTGCTGCTTTAGTAACTCCAGTTTGGCACTGTGGGTGTCTCTGTCCTCTAGATAATCGGCTAACCAGCGCAACTCCCCTAGTTTCTGTTGGGCAAAACTAAGGACATTTTTTAGGGGAGCAGGCAGATTAGTCTCTAACTCCACGTCATAGGGCACAAATTGCAAAGATGCGGAAGTCTGTAGTCGGATGTTATCAGTTATCGATCGGATGACAGCAAGGGTTTTGATCACCCCCTCAGGTTGCAGCCGCCAGACATTGCGGGCATCTATGATTCCCACACCCAACTGTTTGTCCCTAGGAAAACCATACTTTTCCAGGAGAGAGAGATTTTCTCCCCGCGTGAAATCCAAACTAATGCCCGCTACTGGTAATGCCATCACCCAGGGATAGGCTGCTCCCAAGTCATCAAAGTAGGTAACCAGTTGAATGGGTACTCCCACAGTCCCTAGGCTGTGGTAAACAGACTGATAAAGTGCCTGCCACTGATTGGCATCACTGAGCACAAGGGTGGGTTCATGTATCTGTACTTCCGTCACTCCCAGTTGCTGCAACTGCTGTAATAACAGTAGATAGCGTTCTGTCAGTCTTGCCACTACCCGTTCTTTGTCTAATTCTGTTTTGCTCAGGCGGAGAAATGTCAAAGGACCTAAAACGATCGGGACAGCCCGTTCTCCTAGGAGTTGTTGTGCCTGCTGCACAGTTGCCAGAAAATCACCAAAATCAGGTGCTTGCCAGTCGGCACCAATTTCCGGAACGAGGTAGTGATAGTTAGTGTCAAACCATTTGGTCATCTCCAGCGCGGGAATTCCCTCGCTTCCCCGTGCCATGGCAAAATAACGCTCCAGCCCCGTCAATCCTAGAAAGCGCGGCGGCACAATTCCCAAACGACAGCTCCAGTCCAAAACATGGTCGTATAAACTGCTATCCCCTACCCCAATTCGATCGATGCCTGCTTGTAACTGGGTTTGCCAGCTTTGCTGTTCCAGTTCCGCCTTCGTGTCTAATAACTGCTGGGCAGGGGATTGACCATGCCAAAAAGATTCCAATGCTTTCTTCAACTCCCTCTTTTTGCCAATACGGGGATACCCCAAAGTAGCAGTAATAACCATAGACGAGTCCTCAACTCAACACTAAATAAAGAAAGATAGAAAAGAGAAAGACAGCCCCCACGGCTAGGAAAAGATTACAACCGCCTCTAACCACTAGCGATCAATGACAACTGTCCGTTCAAGTTGAGTTGAGAGATTGATAGAAATTTAGCGCAACCATATCTGTACCTCGCAGATCAATGCCATAGAGAACAAACACAGCGGCGGGCATTCTGGCTGAGAAAGGCTAACTTTCATCACAGCTGCGGGACAGCGACGGACTCACACCGCACTTTCCCCATTACTTCCAAGGGCTGACCCCCTGGGAACCGCGTGTAGCTTTCACTTTAACATAAAAAGACAAAGACCCCCGCCCGTAGGCAGGAGTCGTAGATACAATCAAGGAACTTAAGCTAGATGATACCCCAGAAGTGGAGTACACCTTGACCGGAGATCAGCTCAGTCACGATCGCTGCTACGAAACCGATCATTGCCAAGCGACCATTCCAGTTCTCTGCACCAGCAGTAAAACCCCAAGACCAAACATTGCGATTTTCGTTTTCCATAATGCCAACCCAGAACTACTACGATAAGAAATGTAACAAAACGTCATACTCATCGCAATAATTTCTTAATATTTCTCTCCAGGGAAATAGCCCCCATAGACCTTTATGAGTAGTAAAACCGCCGAAGTTATCTGTATTGGTACAGAGTTGTTGCTAGGGGAAATTACTAACACCAACGCCCAGTATCTGGCGCAGCAACTGGCTAAGCTTGGTATTTGTCACTACTATCAAACAGTTGTAGGAGATAATGTGACGCGCATTCAAAAAGCCCTGGCGATCGCGGCTGGGCGGTCAAATTTAATCATTACTACTGGCGGTTTAGGACCTACGGCGGATGATTTAACAACACAAACAATCGCCCAATTTTTTGACACACCCCTAGAAGAACGAGCAGAAGTGTGGGCAGACATCCAAGCCAAATTTGCGGGCAGGGAAATTCCCTCCAGTAATCGCAAACAAGCCCTCCTCCCGCGGGGAGCAACGGTACTGCCCAATCCCACTGGCACTGCCCCTGGCATGATTTGGGAACCCAAACCCGGTTTGGTGATTATGACCTTTCCTGGTGTTCCCAGCGAACTCTATCCCATGTGGGAGGAAACGGCTGTTCCTTGGCTGCAGTCCCACGGCTGGGTATCTGACCCCCTGTGGTCCCGAGTGTTGCTCTACTGGGGCATTGGTGAATCAGCCCTAGCAGAACAGGTAAGTGACCTCCTACAACTGTCCCAGCCCACAGTCGCTCCCTACGCCAATTACGGTCAAGCCAGACTGCGCATTACTACCAGAGCAAAAGACCAGGAAACAGCCCTGGCGATTATCCAACCGATCGAGCAGGAAATCCTACGGCGCACAGGGCAATACTGCTATGGCTTTGACGATGACACTCTGGAACTAGTGGTGGGCAGGCATCTCCGCGCCCAGGGACAAACCTTAGCAGTGGCTGAATCCTGTACGGGGGGCTGGCTAGGCAAGATGATTACCTCTGTCCCTGGCTGTTCTGACTACTTTGTGGGGGGAGTCATTGCCTATAGCAACCAGGTCAAGGTGGAAGTTTTGGGGGTAAATAAAACTGACCTAGAGCAGCACGGGGCAGTGAGCGCCGTTGTTGCAGAACAGATGGCAGCAGGAGTAAAAAGCAAACTAGGCACTGACTGGGGTATTAGTATCACAGGCATTGCTGGACCAGGAGGCGGCACCCCCAGAAAACCAGTGGGCTTAGTCTACATCGGGCTAGCTACTCCAACAGGGAAAGTAGAGAGTTTCGAGCACAGATTTTCCCCCTCCAGGGATAGAAATTGGCTGCGGCAAGTGAGTGCCTGCTCTGCTCTTAACCATTTACGGGAAAGATTTGTTATGATGCAAAATACTTAGGTATTTGGGGTTAACTAATTGTGAAAACTATTAAAAAAATCCTAAGAAAGTTAGGGGAATTTATCAACAATCTCCTGGATGGCTTACTGGGCAATCGTCAACCGGCACCTGTACCCGTACCTGTACGTCACCGTCGCTAGATTACCGCTAAGATAGGATTCTCCCTTAGTTGGTAGTCAATAGCGATCGCGATGAACAAATTTAACTCCGTCTTTGCCGAAAATCGGCAGGCTCGCTTTAACTATGAGATTTTAGAGGTCTATGAGGCAGGCATAGAACTGCGAGGGACGGAGGTGCGCTCGATCAAGGCGGGGCTAGTCAATCTGCGGGATGCCTTTGCCCTAATTCGCAATGGGGAAGTGTGGCTGCTGAACATGTACGTTGCGCCCCACAAAACCACGCGTAGCTATTTTAACCATGAACCTACCCGCAGCCGCAAATTATTGCTCCATAAGGACGAGATTAGAAAATTGATTGGCAAGGTGGAGCAAAAGGGATTCACCCTAGTGCCCCTCAAGTTGTACCTCAAAAATGGGTGGATTAAGGTGAGTTTAGGCTTAGCCAAAGCGAAGAAACTCTATGACAAGCGGGAAGACATTAAAAAGCGAGATGACCAGCGGGAGATGGCAAGAGCACTCAAGTTACGTTAGGGATGTTAAGCTAGTCCCAGTTCTAGCCGCAGTTGGTGTAGGGATGCAGGCGCAATGTAGGGGTCGCAGTAGACCACTTCTAGGGGACGATGGCGGTGGGGTTTAGCTTTTTCTAGTACCTGCTGTACTACTTCCGCGGAATCCCCCACGAAAATCACATGGGCATAGCGGGCAATGTTGTAGAGTTCCTCCTCTTGCTGGGGCATACAGGCAACGACTGTCAGTTCCTCCCCCCTAATACTGCGCACAATCGTCTCCGCTACCCGCAAAATACCACTGCTAGCAGACACAATGCCCACATAGGTACCAACGGGTAATGCTTGCAGCTTGTCTATTTCTTTCTGGTAGCGATTGATTTTCAGGGGAATAATGGGAATGTCAAAACCCTCTGCTGCTGCCTTGGTGGCAGGATAGAGGTAGGGATTAGTCACGATCGTGGTAGCATTGTTGGTCTCCTCTAACAGATGGGGCAGACTCTCGATCGCTACCACCTGTACAGGGATAGCAAGAGCGTGGCGAATCTCCCTCGCCATAATTTCCCCTACCCCTGGGTCACGGTCATGACAAGCCACCCAGACCCTGGCGGCACATTGTAAGCGCCAATTCAGTTCTGCCTGCATTGCCCGTTGGATTTCTTCTAGCCTGTGCCCCCCTTGGACGAGGCGATCGATGGTCTGTCTGACTAGAGAGCGCAACTCCCCTATCCTGTTGTCCTCCCCTTGTTGTTTGACAAATACCCCTGCCCCTGGCTGCGCATCGACCAAGCCTGCTTCCTTTAGTTGTTGATAAACTTTGCTGATGGTATTGCGGTGCACTCCTGTCCACATTGCCAATTGGCGAGTACTAGGGAGTTGTTTACCTGGGGGATACTGCCCAGAGGTAATGGCGAAACTGATTTGATTGTAGAGCTGGGTGGCAACGGGAATAGAACTATCAGGCTGGATGTAGAATTTAACCATTGTCCTATCAACAGCTACCTTTAGTCCATTTGTTGTCTTTGCGACACTTTTGTTGTTTACCCGCCCAGGTCAATTTCCATTTGCCGTTGACTAAACTCATCTCCAGGCGATACTTCCAAGCTGACACCGCCGCGTCCGTCGACCCCGTCACTGTATGGGTAACTACTGCTTTGCCGGTGGAGTAGCTGACAGAAATACTTTCCGATTTCAAACCCTCTGGTTGGGGAGTGCTAAACTTAGCGAAGGCACGGAAAGCAACCAGCTTAGGGTCAATGTCGCCAACAGTACTGAAGGGAGTTATATCTAGGGGGGCAAAATCTTCTTTGGTGGTTCTTTTCTTAGTAGTAGGTGGTGAGGTTGACTCCGCTAAAACAGCTAAATTCAAGAGTCCTAGGCATAAATATAGAACCAATAACTTGCCCATAGACCACCCTTTCTGCCTGCACTAATTCTAAGTCCACTGCACTAGGCTTGTCAAATTTCTATGCCATCTATAAGTAAAAATCAATGCTAAAATGGTCGGCGTTCTTTAGTAAATTAAGATGCACTATGGTTCCCAGTGATGCCCGCG from Pseudanabaenaceae cyanobacterium SKYG29 includes the following:
- the metE gene encoding 5-methyltetrahydropteroyltriglutamate--homocysteine S-methyltransferase; this translates as MVITATLGYPRIGKKRELKKALESFWHGQSPAQQLLDTKAELEQQSWQTQLQAGIDRIGVGDSSLYDHVLDWSCRLGIVPPRFLGLTGLERYFAMARGSEGIPALEMTKWFDTNYHYLVPEIGADWQAPDFGDFLATVQQAQQLLGERAVPIVLGPLTFLRLSKTELDKERVVARLTERYLLLLQQLQQLGVTEVQIHEPTLVLSDANQWQALYQSVYHSLGTVGVPIQLVTYFDDLGAAYPWVMALPVAGISLDFTRGENLSLLEKYGFPRDKQLGVGIIDARNVWRLQPEGVIKTLAVIRSITDNIRLQTSASLQFVPYDVELETNLPAPLKNVLSFAQQKLGELRWLADYLEDRDTHSAKLELLKQQWQEFASFRPVNTAVQERLAHLSPADLQRPLPYADRQELQPPLPLLPTTTIGSFPQTAAIRRLRLQYKRGEITQKEYEQAIDAEIAKCIRCQEEVGLDVLVHGEFERTDMVEFFGQQLAGFAFTEHGWVQSYGSRCVRPPIIYGDISRPQPMTLREFKVAQSLTDKIVKGMLTGPVTMLNWSFPRSDISRREQAWQIALALRDEVADLQAAGARIIQIDEPALREGLPLKQERWDEYLTWAVDAFRLAAAVARPETQIHTHMCYSEFGDIIHHIQRLDADVLSIENSRSNNATLWEIAAAGYKHQVGNGVYDVHSPAIPSVAQILEQLRAGVEKLPVQQIWVNPDCGLKTRQWEEVIPALKNMVEAAKQLRAKL
- a CDS encoding chlorophyll a/b-binding protein, yielding MENENRNVWSWGFTAGAENWNGRLAMIGFVAAIVTELISGQGVLHFWGII
- a CDS encoding GntR family transcriptional regulator, whose protein sequence is MVKFYIQPDSSIPVATQLYNQISFAITSGQYPPGKQLPSTRQLAMWTGVHRNTISKVYQQLKEAGLVDAQPGAGVFVKQQGEDNRIGELRSLVRQTIDRLVQGGHRLEEIQRAMQAELNWRLQCAARVWVACHDRDPGVGEIMAREIRHALAIPVQVVAIESLPHLLEETNNATTIVTNPYLYPATKAAAEGFDIPIIPLKINRYQKEIDKLQALPVGTYVGIVSASSGILRVAETIVRSIRGEELTVVACMPQQEEELYNIARYAHVIFVGDSAEVVQQVLEKAKPHRHRPLEVVYCDPYIAPASLHQLRLELGLA
- the smpB gene encoding SsrA-binding protein SmpB, giving the protein MNKFNSVFAENRQARFNYEILEVYEAGIELRGTEVRSIKAGLVNLRDAFALIRNGEVWLLNMYVAPHKTTRSYFNHEPTRSRKLLLHKDEIRKLIGKVEQKGFTLVPLKLYLKNGWIKVSLGLAKAKKLYDKREDIKKRDDQREMARALKLR
- a CDS encoding competence/damage-inducible protein A, with product MSSKTAEVICIGTELLLGEITNTNAQYLAQQLAKLGICHYYQTVVGDNVTRIQKALAIAAGRSNLIITTGGLGPTADDLTTQTIAQFFDTPLEERAEVWADIQAKFAGREIPSSNRKQALLPRGATVLPNPTGTAPGMIWEPKPGLVIMTFPGVPSELYPMWEETAVPWLQSHGWVSDPLWSRVLLYWGIGESALAEQVSDLLQLSQPTVAPYANYGQARLRITTRAKDQETALAIIQPIEQEILRRTGQYCYGFDDDTLELVVGRHLRAQGQTLAVAESCTGGWLGKMITSVPGCSDYFVGGVIAYSNQVKVEVLGVNKTDLEQHGAVSAVVAEQMAAGVKSKLGTDWGISITGIAGPGGGTPRKPVGLVYIGLATPTGKVESFEHRFSPSRDRNWLRQVSACSALNHLRERFVMMQNT